The Solanum lycopersicum chromosome 9, SLM_r2.1 genome window below encodes:
- the LOC101249400 gene encoding exocyst complex component EXO70H1-like — protein MARRRIGMREICCSPKSSSKSHDSPNSPSTSLFSSPSRFSFSPSRPSFSDSVMNRTLEMAEPMIMKWDPDTTNYAKVTSLFYESRGEANDFIKGVFNLQKAMHFHSMENSKSDKLVRAQSLMQIAMKRLQKEFYQILSMNRAHLDPESITTVSSRTSTRSSLSEFEEEEEDDRIVAVAGESISEVEDVSNVAMADLRLIAECMISSGYGKECVKIYKVIRKSIIDEAIYRLGVEKLSSSQVHKMDWEVLDMKIKDWLRAADVAVKVLFNGERILCDHVFLSNDSIRESCFTEISKDGSMILFSFPEIVAKNCKKSPEKVFRLLDMYTAIAEHWPEIEAIFSSDSESVIRSQALTSHDKLGESIRTALAEFETVLQKESSKTPIAGGGIHHLTVDVMDYVTLLADYSNVLPDILAESPPPAKGSLPESYFGIADTNDSPAPAISLRFAWLILILLCKLDGKAKHYKDVSLAYLFLANNLRYIIVKVRSSNLKYLVGENWISKHEEKVKQFASNHERLGWSHVIESLPREPNTSMTPQEVKEIFKRFNSSFEQAHRKYSMCMVSDSNLRDELKISITEKLLPTYREFYNKHRNTIVKERHSAHVVRFSPEEVGHRLSDLFFGPIELERCLSFEFSPSR, from the coding sequence ATGGCTCGTAGACGAATAGGGATGAGAGAAATTTGTTGTTCACCAAAAAGTTCATCAAAATCTCATGATAGTCCTAATTCACCATCTACTTCACTATTCTCTTCCCCTTCACGTTTCTCGTTTTCGCCATCTCGTCCGAGTTTTTCCGATTCAGTTATGAATCGGACACTCGAGATGGCGGAACCGATGATCATGAAATGGGATCCTGATACTACTAACTATGCTAAAGTTACTTCTCTTTTCTACGAGAGTAGAGGAGAAGCCAACGATTTCATCAAGGGTGTGTTTAATCTACAAAAGGCGATGCACTTTCATTCTATGGAAAATTCAAAATCTGATAAGCTTGTTCGTGCTCAATCGTTGATGCAAATAGCAATGAAGAGACTTCAGAAGGAGTTTTACCAGATTCTATCGATGAATCGAGCTCATTTGGATCCTGAATCAATTACTACAGTTTCTTCTCGAACTTCAACTCGTTCGAGTTTATCCGAGTTtgaagaggaggaagaagatgatCGTATTGTAGCTGTTGCTGGTGAATCGATTTCTGAAGTAGAGGATGTATCGAATGTAGCAATGGCCGATTTGAGATTGATTGCTGAGTGTATGATTTCTTCTGGATACGGAAAGGAGTGTGTGAAGATTTACAAAGTTATACGTAAATCGATTATAGATGAAGCGATTTATAGACTCGGTGTTGAGAAATTGAGTTCTTCGCAAGTTCATAAAATGGATTGGGAAGTTTTGGATATGAAGATTAAAGATTGGCTTCGAGCAGCAGATGTAGCTGTAAAAGTATTGTTTAATGGAGAGAGAATTCTCTGTGATCACGTTTTTTTGTCCAACGATTCAATAAGAGAATCATGTTTTACTGAAATTTCAAAAGATGGATCCATGATTCTGTTTAGCTTCCCGGAAATCGTAGCGAAAAATTGTAAGAAATCGCCGGAAAAAGTGTTCCGTCTGCTCGATATGTACACTGCCATAGCTGAACACTGGCCGGAAATTGAAGCTATTTTTTCTTCCGATTCAGAATCTGTTATCCGATCTCAAGCGTTAACGTCACACGACAAGCTCGGCGAGTCTATAAGGACGGCGTTAGCTGAGTTTGAGACGGTTCTTCAGAAGGAATCTTCAAAAACACCGATCGCCGGCGGTGGAATCCATCATCTCACCGTCGATGTAATGGATTACGTTACTCTACTTGCCGATTACAGCAACGTACTCCCCGATATCCTCGCTGAATCTCCTCCTCCGGCGAAAGGTTCCTTGCCGGAATCATACTTTGGTATAGCCGATACCAATGACTCTCCGGCACCGGCAATCTCACTCCGATTCGCTTGGCTGATTCTCATTCTTCTCTGCAAACTCGACGGCAAAGCAAAGCACTACAAGGACGTTTCCCTCGCGTACCTCTTTTTAGCCAACAATCTCCGGTACATAATCGTAAAAGTCCGTTCGTCGAATCTCAAATACTTGGTAGGTGAAAATTGGATATCAAAACACGAAGAAAAGGTGAAGCAGTTCGCGTCAAACCACGAACGGTTAGGATGGAGCCACGTCATTGAATCTCTCCCGCGAGAACCGAACACATCAATGACTCCCCAAGAAGTGAAAGAGATTTTCAAGAGATTCAATTCATCATTCGAGCAAGCTCACCGAAAGTATTCAATGTGCATGGTAAGTGATAGTAATCTCCGCGATGAGTTGAAAATATCCATTACGGAGAAACTACTACCAACTTATAGGGAGTTCTACAATAAACATAGAAATACGATAGTAAAAGAGAGACATTCAGCTCATGTGGTTAGATTTTCTCCGGAGGAAGTAGGACATCGATTATCTGATTTATTTTTTGGACCGATTGAATTAGAAAGATGTTTATCATTTGAGTTTTCTCCATCGCGATAG
- the LOC101244802 gene encoding polysaccharide lyase family 6 protein: MGNHHGRFSHSKHHHHHHNQQGPPFFVPTQQTQNTQMGIALPYANVDSNLRGLAGQAEGFGGSSIGGRDGHVYQVLNLNDDGPGSLRDGCRKKEPLWIVFEVSGTIELRSHLSVSSFKTIDGRGQKIKLTGKGLRLKECEHVIICNLEFEGGRGHDVDGIQIKPKSRHIWIDRCSLSDYDDGLIDITKESTDITVSRCHFSKHDKTMLIGGDSSNCGDRCMRVTIHHCFFDGTRQRHPRVRFAKVHLYNNYTRNWGIYAVCASVESQIYSQCNIYEAGQKKVAFKYLTEKAADKEEACTGSIKSEDDLFVCGTQAGLLSTCSENNVFNPSEFYQTWTVERPSDDLKHYLQHCTGWQCIPRPN, encoded by the exons ATGGGGAACCACCATGGCCGTTTCTCTCACagtaaacatcatcatcatcatcataatcaacAAGGTCCCCCATTTTTTGTACCTACACAACAAACCCAAAATACCCAGATGGGTATAGCTTTGccttatgctaatgttgattccAATCTGCGTGGTCTTGCTGGTCAAGCTGAGGGTTTTGGTGGTTCTTCCATTGGTGGTCGTGATGGTCATGTTTATCAAGTTCTTAATCTTAATG ATGATGGGCCAGGATCACTTCGAGATGGATGTCGTAAAAAAGAACCTTTGTGGATCGTCTTTGAAGTTTCAGGGACTATTGAGCTCCGTTCTCATTTGAGTGTGTCCTCTTTCAAAACTATTGACGGGCGAGGCCAAAAAATCAAACTCACTGGGAAAGGGTTGAGGTTGAAAGAATGTGAACATGTTATTATCTGCAATCTAGAGTTTGAGGGAGGTAGAGGACATGATGTTGATGGCATTCAGATTAAACCAAAATCGAGGCATATTTGGATAGATCGTTGTAGCCTTAGCGACTATGACGATGGTTTAATTGACATCACAAAAGAGAGCACAGATATTACTGTTTCTAG GTGTCACTTTTCAAAGCATGACAAAACAATGCTTATTGGAGGAGATTCTTCTAATTGTGGTGACAGATGTATGAGGGTCACCATTCACCATTGTTTTTTTGACGGAACTAGACAGCGGCATCCTCGTGTTAGGTTTGCCAAAGTACATTTGTACAATAACTACACTAGGAACTGGGGAATTTATGCTGTTTGCGCTAGTGTAGAATCACAG ATATATTCAcaatgcaatatatatgaagcTGGACAAAAAAAGGTGGCCTTCAAATATCTAACAGAGAAG GCAGCTGATAAGGAAGAAGCATGTACTGGTAGCATTAAATCTGAAGATGACTTGTTTGTTTGTGGAACTCAGGCTGGTTTATTGTCTACTTGCAGCGAAAATAACGTCTTCAATCCATCTGAGTTCTACCAAACCTGGACTGTTGAACGTCCCAGCGATGATCTCAAACACTACCTTCAACATTGTACAGGATGGCAGTGTATTCCGCGGCCAAATTGA